From the genome of Chroicocephalus ridibundus chromosome 1, bChrRid1.1, whole genome shotgun sequence, one region includes:
- the AKAP11 gene encoding A-kinase anchor protein 11 isoform X3: MDMYARAQGNRMKPRISVKKSFGEGVLHSMKSLLHSRKELCNVSAEECLNREEQDNFIEITFIGFAEEMGTAYLQELAAVSVELPDVLKSLQLCKLKENEVIFLKDVKKTLAKPYVMKPQNQLPEVVCVMRLSPSFPRIKVDYIFTLLGKYTTGIRYAVEINSSQKHQTETSHGEDDDTNQSVSSIEDDFVTAFEHLDEDEPSKIQSTGACGFTSRNHRDAASQTIPAQCLEAVDSKVLVGSARRKSSARSSTLIDILGLKELSSVKNSVTTSISDPWIQRSFYKPYNPSDQGVNFLRKTLFSSSPAESSESDCSSPSPIIFLDEEGYQKSLKAKLQLPKIPVVKDGIEDSDSEVSEFFDSFDQFDELEQALENSCKVIRDPIVGNPSQKRRAAHEQLSSASITMNPQKFKFDRPTLPANVKKPTPRKPESPYSSVFDVPDSPRPVKTSGEENGGLFSPIRSSAFSPLGSCGSSECLCRINLGGDGTGQNHRDALYNSYSAYADSVSFEILGSVFQSESSLEQVHAGNDSKHKGIGLKEKKGQAADLRMKTSKEPDKQAKSKHKSLMIRDSIQKFATELVEKSFGSAFKDLQKGVSSCTSALCHLAARLTSSVFQMAFYEIGRRRAISLKERAINGIANFLVSEAITGALKELRHVKKQIFTNTVARFAADLAEELVFEGIMEVCQFSYPSTPTAAQPSSFDYEDKVVRSYARDLSESVIQEAFIELSQVDVTFTTQAAISVSMDNIKYVSAESMLESTRTSTVFPNFNDRVALKPIQDSKKEYTVQQALFCTSGVVSSIPVPLAGRALYQHQVSSDAYKAKVSTAPNSDDGMKVYKDSTHPFFTSKKREEEVASYRNIYLTSDHSQSTESTPSLLHNQNDTKQTNNRSGMNNNSELTSGSKGINTFSGTMVDMIVNEAYEAITSSRVTKAVEEYTDFLTRKIIDKKPYVQCVGEDFPKSVFADQLAKYVIKQSVDESKTALCNTSENLACNVSSQTYTGISRKEQFVIKKQEAEKQSNVSVIVEQQQMPLNNPCKFLTPTHSVQCFSEPKDYLQEQKGHRFSSKSPPSCSTVTFARHVLEDFTDTGSCSITHLNKPSKKHDTQKPSSGPLTYRQADCFLHANSFSSVMFGSEDALQMEDKSSLKDGNTCVMPGTPPPTPLVPCQSSSERNLRKLSKKLKGELAKEFAPATPPSTPYNPSVGGLSETERDSLENEEFMLKLMRSLSEEVESSEDEDHSEMPIEKEECSEKTIQYADCLASHIISIATEMAASHLDGKTNKREADRQVQLGMQNKRCGYTAFINIPEETCTSLWNYAGDMAGKVINEAKKMVKSRHCKLLRLKRVNCQVDCLYLRKGDKERSSNERCGDQWLAERDASVLPLPQGSGMTGLTSKYPSCESVTDEYADHIIRVLKREGGNAELLMDQYASRLVYRSIKSGLQQAARKTKWRYNRKILPGQNAQVNGKLELIKMVNKDAVQLTKSSIHRCEDQTCERSIGTQRTECMDLLDFSESLARSITYDVRKKLKTSGTCLPKSLTDSCLYKKTEFDEVTGDLIKTRFSRTFLPFSPDHKLYHSTGSLNESGYSEGIIQTIEQYARKVADDTLEMGLESAVLHVAENRKNGDRLSYTEKLSPFSGTVCRCCSMKEHRYCTESTSRHLPAQESSIPVRHFLHSGLGGACQKSRVFQLDIPKIHVDVEQKIVFSDKGATAAVEKAEGELSYTSLTADSGIGQDGVSFAESLTTEIMTSAMTNIGQAVNISSGGREGFHSVESIVSQQMSLSIGDDSTGSWSNLSFEDEHPDESSSFLHLSDSDGTEDKDEDSKDAVEGSERIRKTLAIVNIDLEPNLVDPQLRAALQWLAASETEVSDLHFHDTATREFVLLSRRLRERNWKVGDLLQAVLKYCEMMEKVSDGEQALNKSLVGWLLENI; encoded by the exons ATGGATATGTACGCCAGGGCTCAGGGCAATCGAATGAAGCCAAGAATATCTGTGAAAAAG agTTTTGGTGAAGGTGTACTGCACTCTATGAAGTCACTGCTACACAGCAGGAAAGAGTTATGCAATGTGTCAGCAGAGGAATGTCTAAATCGGGAAGAACAAGACAATTTTATTGAG attaCATTTATAGGTTTTGCTGAGGAGATGGGTACTGCTTATTTGCAG GAGTTGGCAGCTGTTTCTGTAGAGCTTCCAGATGTTCTGAAATCGCTCCAGTTGtgcaaactaaaagaaaatgagGTTATATTTCtaaaagatgtaaagaaaacCTTGGCAAAACCTTATGTCATGAAACCTCAG AATCAACTTCCTGAAGTGGTTTGTGTGATGAGACTGTCTCCTTCATTCCCAAGGATCAAAGTTGATTATATATTTACCTTGCTGGGCAAGTATACCACAGGCATAAGATATGCAGTGGAAATAAACTCATCGCAAAAACATCAAACAGAGACATCCCATGGAGAAGACGATGACACTAATCAGTCAGTTTCTTCAATTGAGGATGATTTTGTCACTGCTTTCGAACACTTAGATGAAGATGAGCCTTCAAAGATACAAAGTACTG gTGCATGTGGCTTTACTTCTCGAAACCATCGAGATGCTGCTTCGCAGACCATCCCTGCTCAATGTTTAGAAGCTGTTGACTCAAAGGTCCTTGTGGGTTCTGCACGTCGAAAGTCATCTGCCAGATCTTCTACTTTGATTGATATTTTGGGACTTAAGGAACTGTCCTCAGTAAAAAATTCAGTTACAACTTCAATTTCTGATCCTTGGATACAAAGGAGTTTCTATAAGCCATATAATCCTTCTGATCAAGGTGTTAATTTTTTACGTAAAAcgttattttcttcctctccagctgAATCCTCAGAGTCAGATTGCTCTAGCCCAAGCCCCATCATCTTCTTAGATGAAGAAGGGTATCAAAAAAGCTTGAAGGCAAAACTTCAGCTGCCAAAAATTCCAGTAGTGAAAGATGGTATAGAGGATTCAGATTCAGAAGTAAGTGAATTTTTTGATAGTTTTGATCAGTTTGATGAGCTGGAACAAGCCTTGGAAAACTCTTGCAAAGTTATTAGGGATCCCATTGTAGGAAATCCCTCACAGAAAAGGAGGGCTGCACATGAACAGTTGTCTTCTGCAAGCATTACAATGAATCCTCAGAAGTTCAAGTTTGATCGTCCCACTCTCCCAGCCAATGTAAAGAAACCAACTCCTCGTAAACCAGAATCGCCATATAGCAGCGTCTTTGATGTCCCGGATTCCCCTCGCCCAGTTAAAACATCAGGAGAAGAGAATGGAGGCTTGTTCAGCCCTATTAGATCATCAGCTTTCAGTCCACTAGGGAGCTGTGGTTCTTCTGAATGTTTATGTCGAATTAATCTTGGTGGAGATGGGACAGGTCAAAATCACCGTGATGCACTCTACAATAGTTATTCAGCATACGCTGATAgtgtttcatttgaaatactgggttctgtttttcagtctgaGTCCTCATTGGAACAAGTACATGCAGGAAATGATTCAAAACACAAAGGGATtggtttgaaagagaaaaaaggtcaaGCTGCAGATCTCAGAATGAAAACTAGTAAAGAGCCAGATAAACAAGCCAAATCTAAACATAAGTCATTAATGATTAGAGATAGCATTCAGAAATTTGCAACTGAATTAGTTGAAAAAAGTTTTGGCAGTGCATTTAAAGACCTGCAAAAAGGCGTTTCTTCGTGCACCAGTGCCCTTTGTCATTTGGCTGCTAGGTTGACTTCTTCTGTCTTTCAAATGGCCTTTTATGAGATTGGAAGACGTAGAGCAATCTCCCTGAAGGAGCGTGCCATTAATGGGATAGCAAACTTTTTGGTGAGTGAAGCCATAACTGGTGCTTTGAAAGAACTGCGGCAtgtaaagaaacaaatatttaccAACACCGTTGCCCGGTTTGCAGCAGACCTTGCTGAAGAACTTGTGTTTGAAGGAATAATGGAAGTATGCCAGTTTTCGTATCCATCGACACCTACAGCTGCACAGCCTTCATCTTTTGATTATGAAGACAAAGTGGTAAGATCCTATGCCAGAGATTTGTCTGAATCTGTCATTCAGGAGGCTTTTATTGAACTGTCTCAGGTTGATGTGACCTTCACAACACAAGCAGCCATTAGCGTTTCCATGGACAACATCAAATATGTGAGTGCAGAAAGTATGTTAGAGTCAACACGGACTTCCAcagtttttcctaattttaatGATAGGGTAGCACTGAAGCCCATCCAAGATTCCAAGAAGGAATATACAGTACAGCAAGCTCTGTTTTGCACCTCTGGTGTTGTAAGTTCAATACCTGTGCCCTTAGCTGGAAGAGCTCTTTATCAACATCAGGTTTCCTCTGATGCTTATAAAGCAAAAGTATCTACTGCTCCGAATTCCGATGACGGTATGAAAGTATACAAAGACTCCACTCATCCATTTTTCACAagcaaaaagagagaggaggaagttGCTTCTTACAGAAATATATACCTAACTTCAGATCACAGTCAAAGTACTGAAAGTACTCCATCACTCCTACATAACCAAAACgataccaaacaaacaaataacagaTCTGGAATGAACAATAATTCAGAATTAACAAGTGGGTCGAAAGGCATTAATACTTTTTCTGGAACTATGGTAGATATGATAGTAAATGAAGCTTATGAAGCCATAACCTCATCTAGAGTAACAAAAGCAGTAGAAGAGTATACAgattttttaacaagaaaaataatagatAAAAAACCTTATGTGCAATGTGTTGGTGAAGATTTCCCCAAGAGTGTGTTTGCAGATCAGTTGGCCAAGTACGTCATAAAACAATCTGTGGATGAAAGTAAAACTGCGTTATGCAACACTAGTGAGAATTTAGCATGTAATGTGAGCTCACAGACTTACACAGGTATCAGCAGAAAAGAACAATTTGTAATAAAGAAGCAAGAGGCTGAGAAACAAAGTAATGTTTCTGTAATTGTGGAACAACAGCAGATGCCTTTGAATAATCCGTGTAAATTTCTTACTCCAACTCATTCTGTTCAGTGTTTTTCAGAACCTAAAGATTATTTGCAGGAACAAAAAGGACAcagattttcttcaaaatcacCACCGTCTTGTTCCACTGTGACTTTTGCTAGGCATGTTCTAGAGGACTTCACTGACACAGGAAGCTGCTCAATAACACACTTAAACAAGCCCTCAAAAAAGCACGATACTCAGAAACCATCCTCAGGACCTTTGACTTACAGGCAGGCTGATTGTTTTTTGCATGCAAATAGCTTTTCTTCAGTAATGTTTGGCAGTGAAGATGCTTTGCAGATGGAAGATAAATCAAGTCTCAAGGATGGAAATACCTGTGTAATGCCTGGTACACCCCCACCAACCCCTTTAGTACCATGTCAAAGTAGTTCTGAAAGAAACCTAAGAAAACTATCTAAGAAACTCAAGGGAGAATTAGCAAAGGAATTTGCACCTGCAACACCACCTTCTACACCGTACAATCCATCCGTTGGTGGTTTGTCTGAAACTGAACGTGACTCTTTGGAAAATGAGGAATTTATGCTGAAACTCATGCGGTCGCTTTCTGAAGAAGTGGAAAGTAGTGAAGATGAAGATCATTCTGAAATGCCCATTGAGAAAGAGGAGTGTTCAGAAAAAACCATTCAGTATGCAGATTGCTTAGCTAGTCATATAATTTCAATAGCGACTGAAATGGCTGCTTCCCATTTAGATGGTAAAACCAACAAAAGAGAAGCTGATAGGCAGGTTCAGTTAGGTATGCAAAACAAAAGATGTGGATATACTGCATTTATAAACATCCCAGAAGAGACGTGCACTTCTTTGTGGAATTATGCAGGTGATATGGCAGGAAAAGTCATCAACGAGGCCAAGAAGATGGTGAAATCAAGGCATTGTAAACTGTTGAGGTTGAAGCGGGTTAACTGTCAGGTGGATTGCCTTTATCTGAGGAAAGGTGATAAAGAGCGTAGTTCAAACGAACGGTGCGGGGACCAGTGGCTGGCGGAGAGAGATGCATCTGTACTTCCTTTACCGCAAGGTTCAGGCATGACAGGTTTGACTTCCAAATACCCAAGCTGTGAAAGTGTGACTGACGAATACGCGGATCATATTATTCGAGTTTTGAAAAGAGAAGGCGGTAATGCTGAACTGTTGATGGATCAGTATGCTAGCAGACTGGTTTACAGGTCTATCAAATCGGGCTTACAGCAAGCTGCTAGAAAAACCAAATGGAGATACAACAGAAAGATACTTCCTGGGCAAAACGCACAGGTAAATGGTAAGCTGGAGCTGATCAAAATGGTGAATAAAGATGCAGTACAGCTAACGAAAAGCAGCATTCATCGCTGTGAAGACCAAACGTGCGAAAGGAGTATCGGCACACAGAGAACAGAATGCATGGACTTGTTAGATTTTTCAGAATCCCTTGCTCGCAGTATCACTTatgatgtcaggaagaaattgaAAACGTCGGGAACGTGTTTACCAAAGTCTCTGACAGATTCCTGTCTATATAAAAAGACTGAATTTGATGAAGTCACAGGGGATCTTATTAAAACAAGATTTTCTAGgacatttcttcctttctccccagaTCATAAACTGTATCATAGTACAGGCAGTTTAAATGAAAGTGGCTACAGCGAAGGCATAATTCAAACTATAGAACAATATGCTAGGAAAGTAGCAGATGATACTTTAGAAATGGGTTTAGAGTCGGCTGTTCTCCATGTGgcggaaaacagaaaaaatggggaTAGGCTCTCATATACTGAGAAACTGTCTCCTTTTTCTGGAACTGTCTGTAGATGCTGCAGCATGAAGGAACATCGGTACTGTACAGAAAGTACATCTCGTCACCTGCCTGCGCAAGAATCCTCCATTCCAGTGAGGCATTTTCTTCATTCTGGATTAGGTGGTGCCTGTCAAAAATCAAGAGTGTTTCAGCTTGATATTCCTAAAATTCACGTTGATGTAGAACAGAAGATAGTGTTTTCTGACAAGGGGGCTACTGCAGCCGTAGAGAAAGCAGAAGGAGAGCTGAGTTACACAAGTCTGACAGCTGACAGTGGTATTGGACAAGATGGAGTCAGTTTTGCTGAAAGCCTTACTACTGAAATAATGACATCAGCTATGACTAATATTGGTCAGGCGGTTAACATAAG CTCTGGTGGAAGAGAAGGATTTCACTCCGTTGAATCTATTGTTAGCCAGCAGATGAGTCTTAGTATTGGTGATGATAGCACGGGCAGCTGGTCCAATCTAAGTTTTGAAGATGAACATCCTGATGAGAGCAGCAGTTTTCTTCACCTCAGTGACAG tgatgGAACAGAAGATAAAGATGAAGACTCCAAGGATGCTGTAGAAG
- the AKAP11 gene encoding A-kinase anchor protein 11 isoform X1 gives MDMYARAQGNRMKPRISVKKSFGEGVLHSMKSLLHSRKELCNVSAEECLNREEQDNFIEITFIGFAEEMGTAYLQELAAVSVELPDVLKSLQLCKLKENEVIFLKDVKKTLAKPYVMKPQNQLPEVVCVMRLSPSFPRIKVDYIFTLLGKYTTGIRYAVEINSSQKHQTETSHGEDDDTNQSVSSIEDDFVTAFEHLDEDEPSKIQSTGACGFTSRNHRDAASQTIPAQCLEAVDSKVLVGSARRKSSARSSTLIDILGLKELSSVKNSVTTSISDPWIQRSFYKPYNPSDQGVNFLRKTLFSSSPAESSESDCSSPSPIIFLDEEGYQKSLKAKLQLPKIPVVKDGIEDSDSEVSEFFDSFDQFDELEQALENSCKVIRDPIVGNPSQKRRAAHEQLSSASITMNPQKFKFDRPTLPANVKKPTPRKPESPYSSVFDVPDSPRPVKTSGEENGGLFSPIRSSAFSPLGSCGSSECLCRINLGGDGTGQNHRDALYNSYSAYADSVSFEILGSVFQSESSLEQVHAGNDSKHKGIGLKEKKGQAADLRMKTSKEPDKQAKSKHKSLMIRDSIQKFATELVEKSFGSAFKDLQKGVSSCTSALCHLAARLTSSVFQMAFYEIGRRRAISLKERAINGIANFLVSEAITGALKELRHVKKQIFTNTVARFAADLAEELVFEGIMEVCQFSYPSTPTAAQPSSFDYEDKVVRSYARDLSESVIQEAFIELSQVDVTFTTQAAISVSMDNIKYVSAESMLESTRTSTVFPNFNDRVALKPIQDSKKEYTVQQALFCTSGVVSSIPVPLAGRALYQHQVSSDAYKAKVSTAPNSDDGMKVYKDSTHPFFTSKKREEEVASYRNIYLTSDHSQSTESTPSLLHNQNDTKQTNNRSGMNNNSELTSGSKGINTFSGTMVDMIVNEAYEAITSSRVTKAVEEYTDFLTRKIIDKKPYVQCVGEDFPKSVFADQLAKYVIKQSVDESKTALCNTSENLACNVSSQTYTGISRKEQFVIKKQEAEKQSNVSVIVEQQQMPLNNPCKFLTPTHSVQCFSEPKDYLQEQKGHRFSSKSPPSCSTVTFARHVLEDFTDTGSCSITHLNKPSKKHDTQKPSSGPLTYRQADCFLHANSFSSVMFGSEDALQMEDKSSLKDGNTCVMPGTPPPTPLVPCQSSSERNLRKLSKKLKGELAKEFAPATPPSTPYNPSVGGLSETERDSLENEEFMLKLMRSLSEEVESSEDEDHSEMPIEKEECSEKTIQYADCLASHIISIATEMAASHLDGKTNKREADRQVQLGMQNKRCGYTAFINIPEETCTSLWNYAGDMAGKVINEAKKMVKSRHCKLLRLKRVNCQVDCLYLRKGDKERSSNERCGDQWLAERDASVLPLPQGSGMTGLTSKYPSCESVTDEYADHIIRVLKREGGNAELLMDQYASRLVYRSIKSGLQQAARKTKWRYNRKILPGQNAQVNGKLELIKMVNKDAVQLTKSSIHRCEDQTCERSIGTQRTECMDLLDFSESLARSITYDVRKKLKTSGTCLPKSLTDSCLYKKTEFDEVTGDLIKTRFSRTFLPFSPDHKLYHSTGSLNESGYSEGIIQTIEQYARKVADDTLEMGLESAVLHVAENRKNGDRLSYTEKLSPFSGTVCRCCSMKEHRYCTESTSRHLPAQESSIPVRHFLHSGLGGACQKSRVFQLDIPKIHVDVEQKIVFSDKGATAAVEKAEGELSYTSLTADSGIGQDGVSFAESLTTEIMTSAMTNIGQAVNISSGGREGFHSVESIVSQQMSLSIGDDSTGSWSNLSFEDEHPDESSSFLHLSDSSAVFSSSPGSNGNSSSWSSLGLEGDMYEENLSFPTSDSDGTEDKDEDSKDAVEGSERIRKTLAIVNIDLEPNLVDPQLRAALQWLAASETEVSDLHFHDTATREFVLLSRRLRERNWKVGDLLQAVLKYCEMMEKVSDGEQALNKSLVGWLLENI, from the exons ATGGATATGTACGCCAGGGCTCAGGGCAATCGAATGAAGCCAAGAATATCTGTGAAAAAG agTTTTGGTGAAGGTGTACTGCACTCTATGAAGTCACTGCTACACAGCAGGAAAGAGTTATGCAATGTGTCAGCAGAGGAATGTCTAAATCGGGAAGAACAAGACAATTTTATTGAG attaCATTTATAGGTTTTGCTGAGGAGATGGGTACTGCTTATTTGCAG GAGTTGGCAGCTGTTTCTGTAGAGCTTCCAGATGTTCTGAAATCGCTCCAGTTGtgcaaactaaaagaaaatgagGTTATATTTCtaaaagatgtaaagaaaacCTTGGCAAAACCTTATGTCATGAAACCTCAG AATCAACTTCCTGAAGTGGTTTGTGTGATGAGACTGTCTCCTTCATTCCCAAGGATCAAAGTTGATTATATATTTACCTTGCTGGGCAAGTATACCACAGGCATAAGATATGCAGTGGAAATAAACTCATCGCAAAAACATCAAACAGAGACATCCCATGGAGAAGACGATGACACTAATCAGTCAGTTTCTTCAATTGAGGATGATTTTGTCACTGCTTTCGAACACTTAGATGAAGATGAGCCTTCAAAGATACAAAGTACTG gTGCATGTGGCTTTACTTCTCGAAACCATCGAGATGCTGCTTCGCAGACCATCCCTGCTCAATGTTTAGAAGCTGTTGACTCAAAGGTCCTTGTGGGTTCTGCACGTCGAAAGTCATCTGCCAGATCTTCTACTTTGATTGATATTTTGGGACTTAAGGAACTGTCCTCAGTAAAAAATTCAGTTACAACTTCAATTTCTGATCCTTGGATACAAAGGAGTTTCTATAAGCCATATAATCCTTCTGATCAAGGTGTTAATTTTTTACGTAAAAcgttattttcttcctctccagctgAATCCTCAGAGTCAGATTGCTCTAGCCCAAGCCCCATCATCTTCTTAGATGAAGAAGGGTATCAAAAAAGCTTGAAGGCAAAACTTCAGCTGCCAAAAATTCCAGTAGTGAAAGATGGTATAGAGGATTCAGATTCAGAAGTAAGTGAATTTTTTGATAGTTTTGATCAGTTTGATGAGCTGGAACAAGCCTTGGAAAACTCTTGCAAAGTTATTAGGGATCCCATTGTAGGAAATCCCTCACAGAAAAGGAGGGCTGCACATGAACAGTTGTCTTCTGCAAGCATTACAATGAATCCTCAGAAGTTCAAGTTTGATCGTCCCACTCTCCCAGCCAATGTAAAGAAACCAACTCCTCGTAAACCAGAATCGCCATATAGCAGCGTCTTTGATGTCCCGGATTCCCCTCGCCCAGTTAAAACATCAGGAGAAGAGAATGGAGGCTTGTTCAGCCCTATTAGATCATCAGCTTTCAGTCCACTAGGGAGCTGTGGTTCTTCTGAATGTTTATGTCGAATTAATCTTGGTGGAGATGGGACAGGTCAAAATCACCGTGATGCACTCTACAATAGTTATTCAGCATACGCTGATAgtgtttcatttgaaatactgggttctgtttttcagtctgaGTCCTCATTGGAACAAGTACATGCAGGAAATGATTCAAAACACAAAGGGATtggtttgaaagagaaaaaaggtcaaGCTGCAGATCTCAGAATGAAAACTAGTAAAGAGCCAGATAAACAAGCCAAATCTAAACATAAGTCATTAATGATTAGAGATAGCATTCAGAAATTTGCAACTGAATTAGTTGAAAAAAGTTTTGGCAGTGCATTTAAAGACCTGCAAAAAGGCGTTTCTTCGTGCACCAGTGCCCTTTGTCATTTGGCTGCTAGGTTGACTTCTTCTGTCTTTCAAATGGCCTTTTATGAGATTGGAAGACGTAGAGCAATCTCCCTGAAGGAGCGTGCCATTAATGGGATAGCAAACTTTTTGGTGAGTGAAGCCATAACTGGTGCTTTGAAAGAACTGCGGCAtgtaaagaaacaaatatttaccAACACCGTTGCCCGGTTTGCAGCAGACCTTGCTGAAGAACTTGTGTTTGAAGGAATAATGGAAGTATGCCAGTTTTCGTATCCATCGACACCTACAGCTGCACAGCCTTCATCTTTTGATTATGAAGACAAAGTGGTAAGATCCTATGCCAGAGATTTGTCTGAATCTGTCATTCAGGAGGCTTTTATTGAACTGTCTCAGGTTGATGTGACCTTCACAACACAAGCAGCCATTAGCGTTTCCATGGACAACATCAAATATGTGAGTGCAGAAAGTATGTTAGAGTCAACACGGACTTCCAcagtttttcctaattttaatGATAGGGTAGCACTGAAGCCCATCCAAGATTCCAAGAAGGAATATACAGTACAGCAAGCTCTGTTTTGCACCTCTGGTGTTGTAAGTTCAATACCTGTGCCCTTAGCTGGAAGAGCTCTTTATCAACATCAGGTTTCCTCTGATGCTTATAAAGCAAAAGTATCTACTGCTCCGAATTCCGATGACGGTATGAAAGTATACAAAGACTCCACTCATCCATTTTTCACAagcaaaaagagagaggaggaagttGCTTCTTACAGAAATATATACCTAACTTCAGATCACAGTCAAAGTACTGAAAGTACTCCATCACTCCTACATAACCAAAACgataccaaacaaacaaataacagaTCTGGAATGAACAATAATTCAGAATTAACAAGTGGGTCGAAAGGCATTAATACTTTTTCTGGAACTATGGTAGATATGATAGTAAATGAAGCTTATGAAGCCATAACCTCATCTAGAGTAACAAAAGCAGTAGAAGAGTATACAgattttttaacaagaaaaataatagatAAAAAACCTTATGTGCAATGTGTTGGTGAAGATTTCCCCAAGAGTGTGTTTGCAGATCAGTTGGCCAAGTACGTCATAAAACAATCTGTGGATGAAAGTAAAACTGCGTTATGCAACACTAGTGAGAATTTAGCATGTAATGTGAGCTCACAGACTTACACAGGTATCAGCAGAAAAGAACAATTTGTAATAAAGAAGCAAGAGGCTGAGAAACAAAGTAATGTTTCTGTAATTGTGGAACAACAGCAGATGCCTTTGAATAATCCGTGTAAATTTCTTACTCCAACTCATTCTGTTCAGTGTTTTTCAGAACCTAAAGATTATTTGCAGGAACAAAAAGGACAcagattttcttcaaaatcacCACCGTCTTGTTCCACTGTGACTTTTGCTAGGCATGTTCTAGAGGACTTCACTGACACAGGAAGCTGCTCAATAACACACTTAAACAAGCCCTCAAAAAAGCACGATACTCAGAAACCATCCTCAGGACCTTTGACTTACAGGCAGGCTGATTGTTTTTTGCATGCAAATAGCTTTTCTTCAGTAATGTTTGGCAGTGAAGATGCTTTGCAGATGGAAGATAAATCAAGTCTCAAGGATGGAAATACCTGTGTAATGCCTGGTACACCCCCACCAACCCCTTTAGTACCATGTCAAAGTAGTTCTGAAAGAAACCTAAGAAAACTATCTAAGAAACTCAAGGGAGAATTAGCAAAGGAATTTGCACCTGCAACACCACCTTCTACACCGTACAATCCATCCGTTGGTGGTTTGTCTGAAACTGAACGTGACTCTTTGGAAAATGAGGAATTTATGCTGAAACTCATGCGGTCGCTTTCTGAAGAAGTGGAAAGTAGTGAAGATGAAGATCATTCTGAAATGCCCATTGAGAAAGAGGAGTGTTCAGAAAAAACCATTCAGTATGCAGATTGCTTAGCTAGTCATATAATTTCAATAGCGACTGAAATGGCTGCTTCCCATTTAGATGGTAAAACCAACAAAAGAGAAGCTGATAGGCAGGTTCAGTTAGGTATGCAAAACAAAAGATGTGGATATACTGCATTTATAAACATCCCAGAAGAGACGTGCACTTCTTTGTGGAATTATGCAGGTGATATGGCAGGAAAAGTCATCAACGAGGCCAAGAAGATGGTGAAATCAAGGCATTGTAAACTGTTGAGGTTGAAGCGGGTTAACTGTCAGGTGGATTGCCTTTATCTGAGGAAAGGTGATAAAGAGCGTAGTTCAAACGAACGGTGCGGGGACCAGTGGCTGGCGGAGAGAGATGCATCTGTACTTCCTTTACCGCAAGGTTCAGGCATGACAGGTTTGACTTCCAAATACCCAAGCTGTGAAAGTGTGACTGACGAATACGCGGATCATATTATTCGAGTTTTGAAAAGAGAAGGCGGTAATGCTGAACTGTTGATGGATCAGTATGCTAGCAGACTGGTTTACAGGTCTATCAAATCGGGCTTACAGCAAGCTGCTAGAAAAACCAAATGGAGATACAACAGAAAGATACTTCCTGGGCAAAACGCACAGGTAAATGGTAAGCTGGAGCTGATCAAAATGGTGAATAAAGATGCAGTACAGCTAACGAAAAGCAGCATTCATCGCTGTGAAGACCAAACGTGCGAAAGGAGTATCGGCACACAGAGAACAGAATGCATGGACTTGTTAGATTTTTCAGAATCCCTTGCTCGCAGTATCACTTatgatgtcaggaagaaattgaAAACGTCGGGAACGTGTTTACCAAAGTCTCTGACAGATTCCTGTCTATATAAAAAGACTGAATTTGATGAAGTCACAGGGGATCTTATTAAAACAAGATTTTCTAGgacatttcttcctttctccccagaTCATAAACTGTATCATAGTACAGGCAGTTTAAATGAAAGTGGCTACAGCGAAGGCATAATTCAAACTATAGAACAATATGCTAGGAAAGTAGCAGATGATACTTTAGAAATGGGTTTAGAGTCGGCTGTTCTCCATGTGgcggaaaacagaaaaaatggggaTAGGCTCTCATATACTGAGAAACTGTCTCCTTTTTCTGGAACTGTCTGTAGATGCTGCAGCATGAAGGAACATCGGTACTGTACAGAAAGTACATCTCGTCACCTGCCTGCGCAAGAATCCTCCATTCCAGTGAGGCATTTTCTTCATTCTGGATTAGGTGGTGCCTGTCAAAAATCAAGAGTGTTTCAGCTTGATATTCCTAAAATTCACGTTGATGTAGAACAGAAGATAGTGTTTTCTGACAAGGGGGCTACTGCAGCCGTAGAGAAAGCAGAAGGAGAGCTGAGTTACACAAGTCTGACAGCTGACAGTGGTATTGGACAAGATGGAGTCAGTTTTGCTGAAAGCCTTACTACTGAAATAATGACATCAGCTATGACTAATATTGGTCAGGCGGTTAACATAAG CTCTGGTGGAAGAGAAGGATTTCACTCCGTTGAATCTATTGTTAGCCAGCAGATGAGTCTTAGTATTGGTGATGATAGCACGGGCAGCTGGTCCAATCTAAGTTTTGAAGATGAACATCCTGATGAGAGCAGCAGTTTTCTTCACCTCAGTGACAG TTCAGCTGTGTTCTCTTCTTCTCCTGGCAGTAATGGTAACAGCAGTAGCTGGAGCAGTCTTGGTTTAGAAGGGGATATGTATGAGGAGAATTTATCCTTTCCAACATCAGACAG tgatgGAACAGAAGATAAAGATGAAGACTCCAAGGATGCTGTAGAAG